A region of Burkholderiales bacterium JOSHI_001 DNA encodes the following proteins:
- a CDS encoding Fe-S oxidoreductase (PFAM: Cysteine-rich domain), whose protein sequence is MNAPTVAKPVGAAPAAAKPGFDQQGDRSDADRVNAAMRSFVREFGVTAALHMEACVHCGLCAQACHFHLATGEAKYTPAHKLELFRRAYFREASPLAPLLRTLGLVKAPSVAELQQWQELIYDSCTMCGRCTLVCPMGIDIAELVKEARHGMFKAGLIPERLALMDRTARQWGSPATPAEDLPDILAEVSAEHGVPIPCDLEQADILVTAAPAELGDHTKALADCARILNKIGAKWTMHQGGFDASNIGFNNGDLQLQERLTRALIDTAVKIGAKTVLLPECGHAYGAARWEAAKWYGAALPVRIIHMTEFLDEVIASGQIRLNQIGDTATFHDPCQIVRRGGLEAAARRVLAALGFDLHELKDAGVAGFCCGGGGGVVSNVRSTPLRHKVFAMKQAQVEATGAKRFVTSCGQCRITLEQGAKHFKWDKKTESLLELVADNMVD, encoded by the coding sequence ATGAACGCACCCACCGTTGCCAAGCCCGTGGGCGCTGCCCCGGCTGCCGCCAAGCCCGGTTTCGACCAGCAGGGCGATCGCAGCGACGCCGACCGCGTGAACGCCGCCATGCGCAGCTTCGTGCGCGAGTTCGGCGTCACCGCCGCGCTGCACATGGAAGCCTGCGTGCACTGCGGCCTGTGCGCCCAGGCCTGCCACTTCCACCTGGCCACGGGCGAGGCCAAGTACACCCCGGCGCACAAGCTGGAACTGTTCCGCCGCGCCTACTTCCGCGAGGCGTCGCCGCTGGCGCCCCTGCTGCGCACCCTGGGCCTGGTGAAGGCGCCCAGCGTGGCCGAACTGCAGCAGTGGCAGGAACTGATCTACGACAGCTGCACCATGTGCGGCCGCTGCACCCTGGTCTGCCCCATGGGCATCGACATTGCCGAGTTGGTGAAGGAAGCGCGCCATGGCATGTTCAAGGCCGGGCTCATCCCCGAGCGCCTGGCGCTGATGGACCGCACCGCGCGCCAATGGGGCAGCCCCGCCACGCCGGCCGAGGACCTGCCCGACATCCTGGCCGAGGTGAGCGCTGAACACGGCGTGCCCATCCCCTGCGACCTGGAACAGGCCGACATCCTGGTCACGGCCGCGCCGGCGGAACTGGGCGACCACACCAAGGCCCTGGCCGACTGCGCCCGCATCCTGAACAAGATCGGCGCCAAGTGGACCATGCACCAGGGCGGCTTCGACGCCAGCAACATCGGTTTCAACAACGGTGACCTGCAGCTGCAGGAACGGCTGACGCGCGCACTGATCGACACCGCGGTGAAGATCGGTGCCAAGACGGTGCTGCTGCCCGAATGCGGCCATGCCTATGGCGCCGCGCGCTGGGAAGCGGCCAAGTGGTACGGCGCCGCGCTGCCGGTGCGCATCATCCACATGACCGAGTTCCTGGACGAGGTCATCGCATCCGGCCAGATCAGGCTGAACCAGATCGGCGACACCGCCACCTTCCACGACCCCTGCCAGATCGTGCGGCGCGGCGGGCTGGAAGCCGCGGCGCGCCGGGTGCTGGCGGCCTTGGGCTTCGACCTGCATGAGCTGAAGGATGCCGGCGTGGCAGGCTTTTGCTGCGGCGGCGGTGGCGGCGTGGTGAGCAATGTGCGCTCCACGCCTTTGCGCCACAAGGTGTTCGCGATGAAGCAGGCCCAGGTGGAAGCCACCGGCGCCAAGCGTTTTGTCACCAGCTGCGGCCAGTGCCGCATCACGCTGGAGCAGGGCGCCAAGCACTTCAAGTGGGACAAGAAGACCGAAAGCCTGCTCGAGCTGGTGGCTGACAACATGGTGGACTGA
- a CDS encoding hydrogenase (NiFe) small subunit HydA (PFAM: NADH ubiquinone oxidoreductase, 20 Kd subunit~TIGRFAM: hydrogenase (NiFe) small subunit (hydA)), with amino-acid sequence MSEPLLLGELLRQRGVSRRSLLKFAATMASALALPPHAAAAMATGLARARRQAVIWLSFQECTGCTESFTRTASPSLEDLIFDFISLDYHHTLQAASGEAAEAARRQSIQDNKGKYIVVVDGSVPVGEGAIYSVIAGQTNQAMLAETVEHAAAVIAVGTCAAFGGLPMARPNPTGAVAISTLVTGKPVINIPGCPPMPQAMAGTIAHFLSFGSLPELDHLNRPKAFFGETIHDRCYRRPFYDRGLFAHSFDDEGARQGWCLYELGCKGPVTYNACANLKWNGGVSFPIQSGHGCIGCSEPAFWDRGGLYKPLPAHTESLKRVIPIAAAGGAALGLASAALARQRQAAHRRADEQLESQAAVAGQKQEG; translated from the coding sequence ATGTCTGAACCCCTGTTGCTGGGCGAACTGCTGCGCCAGCGTGGCGTGTCGCGGCGCAGCCTGCTGAAGTTCGCCGCCACCATGGCGTCGGCGCTGGCCTTGCCGCCCCACGCGGCAGCCGCCATGGCCACCGGCCTGGCCCGGGCGCGGCGCCAGGCCGTGATCTGGCTGTCGTTCCAGGAATGCACCGGCTGCACCGAGAGCTTCACGCGCACCGCCAGCCCCAGCCTCGAAGACCTGATCTTCGACTTCATCTCGCTGGACTACCACCACACCCTGCAGGCCGCCAGCGGCGAAGCCGCCGAAGCAGCCCGCCGCCAGTCCATCCAGGACAACAAGGGCAAGTACATCGTGGTGGTGGACGGCTCGGTGCCGGTGGGCGAAGGCGCCATCTACTCGGTGATCGCCGGCCAGACCAACCAGGCCATGCTGGCCGAGACGGTGGAACATGCGGCCGCCGTCATCGCGGTGGGCACCTGTGCGGCCTTCGGCGGCCTGCCGATGGCGCGGCCCAACCCCACCGGGGCGGTGGCCATCTCCACGCTGGTCACCGGCAAGCCGGTCATCAACATCCCCGGTTGCCCACCCATGCCGCAGGCCATGGCCGGCACCATCGCGCATTTCCTGTCCTTCGGCAGCCTGCCCGAACTGGACCACCTGAACCGGCCCAAGGCCTTCTTCGGCGAAACCATCCACGACCGCTGCTACCGCCGGCCCTTCTACGACCGCGGCCTGTTTGCCCACAGCTTCGACGACGAGGGTGCGCGCCAGGGTTGGTGCCTGTATGAACTGGGCTGCAAAGGCCCGGTCACCTACAACGCCTGCGCCAACCTGAAGTGGAACGGCGGCGTGTCCTTCCCCATCCAGTCGGGGCATGGCTGCATCGGCTGCAGCGAGCCCGCCTTCTGGGACCGCGGCGGCTTGTACAAGCCGCTGCCCGCGCACACCGAAAGCTTGAAGCGGGTCATCCCCATTGCCGCGGCGGGCGGGGCGGCGCTGGGCCTGGCCAGTGCGGCGCTGGCGCGGCAGCGCCAGGCCGCCCACCGGCGGGCCGACGAACAGCTTGAATCCCAGGCCGCCGTGGCCGGCCAGAAGCAGGAGGGTTGA
- a CDS encoding hydrogenase maturation protease (PFAM: Hydrogenase maturation protease~TIGRFAM: hydrogenase maturation protease), producing MTLPRRMLVLGLGNRLLGDDAVGPMVLDRLKAAVGTDVGLRFVDGGTVGLALLPLIEDAAALIAVDAARMGATPGAVQVYEGAAMDALLQGRKNNAHEVALADLMGAAALRDALPARRALVAVQADQVHMALGLSAAVQAALPALCDAVLAQARRWQEEVRPILEETHHV from the coding sequence ATGACATTGCCGCGCCGAATGCTCGTGTTGGGCCTGGGCAACCGCCTGCTGGGTGACGATGCCGTAGGCCCCATGGTCCTGGATCGCCTGAAAGCAGCGGTGGGCACCGATGTCGGTCTGCGCTTCGTGGACGGTGGCACCGTGGGACTGGCCCTGCTGCCCCTGATCGAAGACGCCGCTGCGCTGATTGCAGTGGACGCGGCGCGCATGGGCGCCACACCTGGCGCCGTGCAGGTGTACGAAGGTGCCGCCATGGATGCCCTGTTGCAGGGGCGAAAGAACAACGCCCACGAGGTGGCGCTGGCCGATCTGATGGGCGCCGCCGCGCTGCGCGATGCGCTGCCGGCACGGCGCGCACTGGTGGCGGTGCAAGCTGATCAGGTGCACATGGCGCTGGGGCTCAGCGCCGCGGTGCAGGCCGCATTGCCGGCCTTGTGCGACGCCGTGCTGGCGCAGGCGCGCCGCTGGCAGGAAGAAGTTCGCCCGATCTTGGAGGAAACCCACCATGTCTGA
- a CDS encoding hydrogenase assembly chaperone HypC/HupF (PFAM: HupF/HypC family~TIGRFAM: hydrogenase assembly chaperone HypC/HupF), translating to MCLAVPMQVLEVNGLIARCSALGELRDLNLVLLMHEDIRPGDHLVAHRGQALRRVSAQEAAESLALFEQMLVAPATALEQP from the coding sequence ATGTGTCTGGCCGTGCCCATGCAGGTGCTGGAAGTCAACGGGCTGATCGCCCGCTGCAGCGCGCTGGGCGAACTGCGCGATCTGAACCTGGTGCTGCTGATGCACGAGGACATCCGCCCCGGCGACCACCTGGTGGCCCACCGCGGCCAGGCGCTTCGGCGCGTGTCAGCGCAGGAAGCGGCTGAATCGCTGGCGCTGTTCGAACAGATGCTGGTCGCCCCCGCCACCGCCCTGGAGCAGCCCTGA
- a CDS encoding signal transduction histidine kinase, nitrate/nitrite-specific (PFAM: Histidine kinase; Histidine kinase-, DNA gyrase B-, and HSP90-like ATPase; GAF domain): MPGAALVQNHGAATTQVLGALAAGLAGTEDLNDLLRDFLRTVMDMVQAQAGAVRVLDPQGRMQLVGQLGLPDAVLQAERVVNPDCGVCGAATLSDQPLWSGDLAACTRRNDDPFFGGTCRHVLAVPLQHRSRVLGVYSLFMASDTRPEAAVLALLKSVGELLGLALEKARLEREQLQAVLQEERRNIAAEVHDSVAQSLAFVKMRLPLLHDAMLAHDDGRAQQYWEDIRGTVGQAHTSLRQILTDFRTPSDPQGFMHAVRALTQDFERRTGIVFELTCPALEPPLSPTQQAQAFQVVQEALANTVRHAGARHAWLGVSWSDGHAQMRVEDDGAGLDTAHPERGGTHYGIDIMKARAQRLGGRLTLEPRDGGGTRVELVFPLQPGAATEDRP, from the coding sequence ATGCCTGGCGCAGCGCTGGTGCAGAACCATGGCGCCGCGACCACCCAGGTTCTGGGCGCCTTGGCCGCCGGCCTGGCCGGCACCGAGGACCTGAACGACCTGCTGCGCGACTTCCTGCGCACCGTCATGGACATGGTGCAGGCCCAGGCCGGCGCCGTGCGGGTGCTGGACCCGCAGGGACGCATGCAGTTGGTGGGCCAGCTGGGCTTGCCCGACGCGGTGCTGCAGGCCGAGCGGGTGGTGAACCCGGACTGCGGCGTGTGCGGTGCCGCCACCTTGTCCGACCAGCCCTTGTGGAGCGGCGACCTGGCGGCCTGCACGCGCCGCAATGACGACCCCTTCTTCGGCGGCACCTGCCGCCATGTGCTGGCCGTGCCCCTGCAGCACCGCAGCCGGGTGCTGGGCGTGTACAGCCTGTTCATGGCCAGCGACACGCGGCCCGAGGCGGCGGTGCTGGCGCTGTTGAAGTCGGTGGGGGAGCTGCTGGGGCTGGCACTGGAAAAAGCCCGGCTGGAACGCGAACAGTTGCAGGCCGTGCTGCAGGAAGAACGCCGCAACATCGCGGCCGAGGTGCACGACTCGGTGGCCCAGTCGCTGGCGTTCGTGAAGATGCGCCTGCCGCTGCTGCACGACGCCATGCTGGCGCACGACGATGGCCGCGCGCAGCAGTATTGGGAAGACATCCGCGGCACCGTGGGCCAGGCGCACACCAGCCTGCGACAGATCCTGACCGACTTCCGCACCCCGTCCGATCCCCAGGGCTTCATGCATGCCGTGCGCGCCCTGACCCAGGACTTCGAACGCCGCACCGGCATCGTCTTCGAGCTGACCTGCCCCGCGCTGGAGCCGCCGCTGTCGCCCACCCAGCAGGCCCAGGCCTTCCAGGTGGTGCAGGAGGCCCTGGCCAACACGGTGCGCCATGCCGGCGCCCGCCACGCCTGGCTGGGGGTGTCCTGGTCCGACGGCCACGCGCAGATGCGGGTGGAAGACGACGGCGCCGGGCTGGACACAGCGCACCCCGAACGTGGCGGCACCCATTACGGCATTGACATCATGAAGGCCCGCGCGCAGCGCCTGGGCGGGCGCCTGACGCTGGAGCCGCGTGACGGGGGTGGCACCCGGGTGGAACTGGTGTTTCCGCTGCAGCCCGGTGCAGCCACCGAGGACCGGCCGTGA
- a CDS encoding response regulator containing a CheY-like receiver domain and an HTH DNA-binding domain (PFAM: Response regulator receiver domain; Bacterial regulatory proteins, luxR family): MNDDSPEVRIVMVDDHALCRNGLTDLIAHRSRMRVVASTGDPGQALGLVQAHQPDLLVLDLRMPASDGLVLLRHLRAEGVTAPAVILTMSDAQDDLAGALRAGVRGYLLKDMEPEDVLASLARAARGELVVAPAMTLKLAQMLQQGPGGADKPDLIASLTERERQILQHLSRGESNKTIARALDISHDTVKLHVRHILSKLNLSSRVEAAVYAVEHRAGAAPGNITDLPPRHRGGN; encoded by the coding sequence GTGAACGACGACAGCCCCGAGGTTCGCATCGTCATGGTGGACGACCATGCGCTGTGCCGCAACGGCCTGACCGATCTCATCGCCCACCGCAGCCGCATGCGGGTGGTGGCTTCCACCGGCGACCCCGGCCAGGCTCTGGGCCTGGTGCAGGCCCACCAACCCGACCTGCTGGTGCTGGACCTGCGCATGCCGGCCAGCGACGGCCTGGTGTTGCTGCGGCACTTGCGCGCCGAGGGCGTGACCGCGCCCGCCGTCATCCTGACCATGAGCGACGCCCAGGACGACCTGGCCGGCGCACTGCGTGCCGGCGTGCGCGGCTACCTGCTCAAGGACATGGAGCCCGAGGACGTGCTGGCCTCGCTGGCGCGCGCCGCGCGCGGCGAACTGGTGGTGGCGCCGGCCATGACCCTGAAGCTGGCCCAGATGCTGCAGCAAGGCCCGGGCGGCGCCGACAAGCCCGACCTGATTGCCAGCCTGACCGAGCGCGAACGCCAGATCCTGCAGCACCTGTCGCGCGGCGAAAGCAACAAGACCATCGCCCGGGCGCTGGACATCAGCCACGACACGGTGAAGCTGCACGTGCGCCACATCCTGTCCAAGCTGAACCTGAGTTCGCGGGTGGAAGCCGCGGTCTACGCCGTCG